A single window of Zea mays cultivar B73 chromosome 10, Zm-B73-REFERENCE-NAM-5.0, whole genome shotgun sequence DNA harbors:
- the LOC103641412 gene encoding macrodontain-1 gives MNGPPSPSSSSRLSVALLLMITVLACGFVLASSGRSYAHADYADGSDQELLMSTEWFRFHAWMAAHGRSYPTAEEKLRRFHIYRANVELIEATNRDTSKTFTCGENQFTDLSHHEFLAMYTMAGHSAPPLLNLSSVITTRAGDITESDRGTTQVEEDEEVEALPENIDWREQNAVTPVQDQRRGCNACWVFASVATMESAHKIKTNHGHGELLKLSEQEIVDCTSQHCGGGYPDDAFSWVKRNGIATESEYGGYEATVDSCRADMVRPPAVRVKDYSFVPKNSEKKLAMRVAQQPVAVLFDATDPCFQCYTNGIYSGRPAAAADRYNILNHAMAIVGYGEDKTTGRKYWIAKNSWGTRWGQNGYVYIRKDMADRPEGVGGLATHPRYPIV, from the exons ATGAATGGCCCTCCCTCTCCTTCGTCGTCGTCTCGTTTATCCGTAGCGCTTCTTCTAATGATCACTGTGCTCGCATGCGGCTTCGTCTTGGCTTCCTCTGGTCGAAGCTACGCCCATGCTGACTACGCTGATGGAAGTGACCAAGAGCTGCTGATGTCGACGGAGTGGTTCCGCTTCCATGCCTGGATGGCAGCTCATGGCCGGTCATACCCGACGGCCGAGGAGAAGCTCCGGAGGTTCCATATATACCGTGCCAACGTGGAGCTCATCGAGGCCACGAACCGCGACACCAGCAAGACCTTCACCTGCGGCGAGAACCAGTTCACCGACCTCTCCCACCACGAGTTCCTCGCCATGTACACCATGGCCGGCCATTCGGCGCCGCCACTTCTAAACCTCTCGTCCGTGATCACGACCCGCGCGGGCGATATCACAGAGAGTGATCGCGGCACGACGCAAgtggaagaagatgaagaagtagAAGCTCTGCCGGAAAACATCGACTGGAGGGAGCAAAACGCGGTGACGCCTGTCCAGGATCAGCGCAGGGGCTGCA ATGCTTGCTGGGTGTTCGCTTCGGTGGCAACGATGGAGAGTGCACACAAGATCAAGACAAATCACGGGCATGGGGAGCTCCTAAAGTTGTCGGAGCAGGAGATCGTGGACTGCACCAGCCAACACTGCGGCGGCGGCTACCCGGATGATGCATTCAGTTGGGTGAAGAGGAATGGGATCGCCACGGAGTCGGAGTACGGCGGTTACGAGGCGACGGTGGACTCCTGCCGCGCCGACATGGTACGACCTCCGGCCGTCAGGGTCAAGGACTACAGTTTCGTGCCCAAAAACTCAGAGAAAAAACTAGCCATGAGGGTTGCCCAGCAGCCCGTCGCCGTCCTGTTCGACGCCACCGATCCCTGCTTCCAATGCTACACGAATGGCATCTACTCGGGGCGGCCAGCAGCAGCCGCCGACCGCTATAATATCCTCAACCACGCCATGGCCATCGTCGGCTACGGGGAAGACAAGACTACGGGGCGAAAGTACTGGATCGCCAAGAATTCCTGGGGTACCCGCTGGGGACAAAACGGCTATGTCTACATACGCAAGGACATGGCCGACAGACCCGAGGGCGTGGGTGGGCTTGCCACACATCCCAGGTACCCTATCGTGTAA